In Anaerobacillus isosaccharinicus, one genomic interval encodes:
- a CDS encoding BadF/BadG/BcrA/BcrD ATPase family protein — MENEELQSIYIGIDVGSTTVKATVVNPENKKILWSDYQRHHTKQAEMVQEFLIRIGNEFSHIKRDNIRVFITGSGGGPIAEHIGAKFVQEVNAVTMTVEELHPDVGSVVELGGQDAKIIIFKENEETGDKQAITSMNDKCASGTGATIDKCMIKVGLPESEVAKLQFDDSKLHHVAAKCGVFAETDIVNLVKSSIPSSEIMCSLADAIVMQNLSVLTRGNTLRHKVLLLGGPNTYLPFLQQCWRKRIPEGWEERGYEYPKDVPIEELIFIPENAQYYAAFGAVMYGMHEPAEVGIYKGIESLKTFISHGRKAKLGEKAGAPLVKSEEELEQFRIQYSIPKFTPVEFKQGQKIQAVIGLDGGSTSSKAVLVDMDGNILLKEYQLSKGNPIQDTRELLGKIREKVLKSGAELEVMGFGATGYAADVLEKTLNADVNIVETVAHMMSAVHFFGDIDVICDIGGQDIKVLFLKNGDIRNFRLSNQCSAGNGMLLQAMADQFGIPVQEYAETAFRADLSPKFSYGCAVFLDSDRVNFQKEGYAKEELLAGLAMVLPKNIWQYVVQVPRMAELGRKFVLQGGTQHNLAAVKAQVDYIKERVPDAEVFVHPHTGEAGAIGAAMETIRVVKRKGYTTFQGLDSAIGMTYESRNDESTRCNFCPNLCSRTFIDTKTPDGQTARYISGFSCEKGTVEDKEALISLKRERNQLKKHYPNLVDYEAKRIFKHFYDQKPLPTEETIIEDIKVKSTLFGKKKVKYERTFQRSSEEAIEHRKEIRIGIPKVLNVWSTAPFWRTYFETLGIPEKNIVFSDNTSEEMWQAGGKYGSIDPCYPSKVAQAHVHNLLFKHHKEDKPLHGVFFPCITHIDAHIKNVIDSASCPIVAGAPNVIKAAFTKETDFFKERNIQYFDPAVTFTEPNLLKKQMFEAFEAFLQITEDESDFAADEAWKALRMFDDEMQQRGKEILEQVEEENRVAILMIGRPYHSDPGLNHGVLDEFQVLGYPILSMRSIPKDEAWLRRFFKNDLESGKVEYALDVTDVWPENFSSNSVQKVWAAKFAARHPHVAVLDLSSFKCGHDAPTYGLIDSVISAAGTPYSALHDIDANKPSGSIKIRVKTYAHSLSLNEERLQDLARKKEELEKLIEKKRKSLERNQLLEEIDELSLSKKAQV, encoded by the coding sequence GTGGAGAATGAAGAACTTCAATCGATCTATATCGGAATCGACGTAGGATCGACAACGGTAAAAGCAACAGTTGTAAATCCGGAGAACAAAAAAATATTATGGTCGGATTATCAACGACACCATACGAAACAAGCAGAAATGGTACAAGAATTTTTAATTCGAATAGGAAATGAATTTTCCCACATAAAAAGAGATAATATACGCGTTTTTATTACTGGGTCTGGTGGAGGTCCGATTGCAGAGCATATCGGGGCTAAATTTGTGCAGGAAGTAAATGCAGTCACGATGACGGTAGAAGAGCTGCACCCAGATGTAGGGAGTGTCGTTGAACTTGGTGGTCAAGATGCAAAAATTATCATTTTTAAAGAAAATGAAGAAACAGGCGATAAACAAGCGATTACCTCGATGAATGATAAATGCGCATCTGGAACTGGGGCAACGATTGATAAATGCATGATCAAAGTTGGGTTGCCAGAAAGTGAAGTGGCAAAGCTACAATTTGATGACTCAAAGCTTCATCACGTTGCAGCGAAATGTGGAGTTTTTGCGGAAACAGATATTGTTAACTTAGTAAAGAGCAGTATTCCTTCTTCAGAAATAATGTGTTCCCTAGCAGATGCCATTGTTATGCAAAACCTATCAGTGCTTACAAGAGGAAATACGCTACGTCACAAAGTGTTGTTACTTGGTGGACCTAATACATATTTACCTTTCTTACAACAGTGTTGGCGTAAACGAATTCCTGAAGGTTGGGAGGAACGAGGCTACGAGTATCCAAAAGATGTGCCAATTGAAGAGTTAATTTTCATCCCAGAAAACGCTCAATACTATGCTGCATTCGGCGCAGTGATGTACGGAATGCACGAGCCAGCTGAAGTTGGTATTTATAAAGGAATTGAATCGTTAAAAACATTTATCTCACATGGCCGAAAAGCAAAGCTTGGAGAAAAAGCGGGGGCACCTCTAGTTAAAAGTGAAGAAGAACTAGAGCAATTTCGAATTCAGTATAGCATTCCGAAGTTTACACCTGTGGAATTTAAACAAGGACAAAAGATCCAGGCGGTCATTGGTCTAGATGGAGGCTCTACTTCATCGAAGGCTGTACTAGTAGATATGGATGGCAATATTTTGCTAAAAGAATATCAACTATCAAAAGGAAATCCAATTCAAGATACGCGTGAATTATTAGGAAAGATCCGTGAGAAGGTTTTAAAAAGTGGGGCAGAATTAGAGGTCATGGGCTTTGGTGCTACAGGTTATGCTGCGGATGTTCTTGAAAAAACATTAAACGCAGACGTTAACATTGTTGAGACGGTCGCCCATATGATGAGTGCGGTCCACTTTTTCGGCGATATTGATGTTATTTGTGATATTGGTGGGCAAGACATTAAAGTTCTATTTTTGAAAAATGGAGACATTCGCAATTTCAGACTTTCAAATCAATGTTCAGCAGGAAATGGAATGCTCCTTCAAGCAATGGCAGATCAATTCGGAATCCCAGTTCAAGAATATGCAGAAACTGCTTTTCGAGCTGACTTATCACCGAAGTTTTCATATGGGTGTGCCGTGTTTTTAGATTCAGATCGTGTTAATTTTCAAAAGGAAGGTTATGCAAAAGAAGAATTATTAGCAGGGCTTGCAATGGTTTTACCGAAAAACATTTGGCAATACGTTGTTCAAGTTCCACGAATGGCTGAGCTAGGCCGAAAGTTTGTCCTTCAAGGTGGTACACAGCATAATCTAGCAGCTGTGAAGGCACAAGTAGATTATATTAAAGAACGGGTTCCTGATGCGGAAGTTTTTGTTCATCCACATACAGGAGAAGCTGGTGCAATCGGTGCTGCGATGGAAACGATTCGCGTTGTGAAACGTAAGGGTTACACAACTTTCCAAGGTCTAGATTCAGCCATTGGTATGACGTATGAATCAAGAAATGACGAGTCAACACGCTGCAACTTTTGCCCGAACTTGTGTAGTCGAACGTTTATTGATACAAAAACGCCAGATGGGCAAACAGCCCGTTACATTTCTGGGTTTAGCTGCGAAAAAGGAACTGTTGAAGATAAAGAGGCTTTAATCTCACTAAAAAGAGAACGTAATCAACTAAAAAAGCATTACCCTAACCTCGTTGACTATGAGGCGAAAAGAATATTTAAACATTTTTATGATCAAAAACCGCTACCGACAGAGGAGACAATCATTGAAGATATCAAAGTGAAATCAACCCTATTTGGTAAGAAAAAGGTCAAATACGAAAGAACGTTTCAACGATCATCCGAAGAAGCGATTGAGCATCGAAAAGAAATCCGGATAGGTATCCCAAAGGTTCTTAATGTTTGGTCAACAGCTCCGTTTTGGCGAACATACTTCGAGACCTTAGGTATCCCTGAAAAAAACATCGTCTTTAGTGATAATACGAGTGAAGAAATGTGGCAAGCAGGTGGGAAGTATGGCTCGATTGACCCATGCTATCCGTCCAAAGTGGCCCAGGCCCATGTACACAATCTACTCTTTAAACATCATAAAGAAGATAAGCCGTTACATGGAGTGTTTTTTCCATGCATCACTCATATCGATGCCCATATAAAAAACGTCATCGATTCGGCGAGTTGCCCAATTGTCGCAGGGGCACCAAATGTAATTAAAGCAGCTTTTACAAAAGAAACAGACTTCTTCAAAGAACGGAACATTCAGTACTTTGATCCAGCTGTGACTTTTACTGAACCAAATTTATTGAAAAAACAAATGTTTGAAGCGTTCGAAGCGTTTTTACAAATTACTGAAGACGAAAGTGATTTTGCCGCAGATGAAGCGTGGAAGGCATTGAGGATGTTTGACGATGAAATGCAGCAAAGAGGAAAAGAAATATTAGAACAAGTTGAAGAGGAGAATAGGGTCGCAATTCTTATGATCGGTAGACCATACCATTCAGATCCTGGCTTAAATCACGGAGTTTTAGATGAGTTTCAAGTACTTGGCTATCCAATATTATCAATGCGTTCGATTCCAAAAGATGAAGCGTGGCTACGAAGATTTTTCAAGAATGATTTAGAAAGCGGCAAAGTAGAATATGCCTTGGATGTTACGGATGTTTGGCCTGAAAATTTTAGCTCAAATAGTGTTCAAAAGGTTTGGGCAGCAAAATTTGCGGCGCGTCATCCTCATGTGGCAGTCCTTGATCTTTCAAGCTTTAAGTGTGGACATGATGCACCCACATACGGACTTATTGACTCAGTCATCTCCGCTGCTGGAACACCGTATTCCGCATTACATGACATTGATGCTAATAAGCCAAGTGGTTCCATTAAAATTCGTGTTAAAACGTATGCCCATAGCTTAAGCCTTAACGAAGAGCGCTTACAAGACTTAGCTCGCAAAAAGGAAGAGCTGGAAAAACTAATTGAGAAAAAACGAAAGTCGCTAGAACGCAATCAATTACTTGAGGAAATTGACGAGCTTTCATTGAGTAAAAAGGCGCAAGTCTAA
- a CDS encoding transposase codes for MKPALIPHISYQNFVLDQLNTHYSGGILTLVQKDWTIISKLWITDLSFTTTWLHDSYSVKGPEPRDPASMLRSYLLCLLTSPTLSITEWVNQLHRVPLYTILSGFEPGDVPGVGTFYDFFRRLSGFEKANVKPFIKLKRKKKKKKKPKKGEKATPRNPGIIRKLVDRHLRNGSKQKQLPGDQLYAFFQSQFLEVSARLGLLGDPHSLGVVGDGTPVETARYPRSKPICDCSAQGLTNCTHPRRYSQPDIDSGWDSSRERYFNGYHLYMISTSDSQYDLPLYPRLHPASRHDSVSLVVGSIEFSQRYTLGTIDKILLDAAHDAEPIYELLDHHNVEPFIDLNVRTKKNFSTQSDIQISPLGVPICPIGMEMKPNGFDKSQNRQKWRCPLACGTKNTCSTPCSKAKYGRTFHTFKQDNLRLFTKTPRSSEKWKLIYKRRTSVERSNKREKVDYHLESGRHRSTKMWYVRLYSIMMCQHIDAWYSSQKETLNIQEIIFSKSA; via the coding sequence ATGAAACCTGCGCTAATACCACATATCTCATATCAAAACTTCGTTTTAGACCAATTAAATACTCATTACTCAGGCGGTATACTGACTCTCGTACAAAAAGATTGGACTATTATCTCGAAGTTATGGATCACGGATCTTTCGTTTACCACTACGTGGCTTCATGATTCATATTCAGTTAAAGGTCCTGAGCCACGTGATCCTGCTTCCATGCTTCGCTCTTATCTTTTGTGTTTATTGACAAGTCCGACCCTGAGTATTACAGAATGGGTGAACCAACTCCATCGTGTTCCTCTTTACACGATCCTTAGCGGCTTTGAACCTGGGGATGTTCCAGGTGTCGGTACTTTTTATGACTTCTTCAGACGGCTATCAGGTTTTGAGAAGGCTAATGTAAAACCTTTTATTAAGCTCAAACGAAAAAAGAAGAAGAAGAAAAAACCGAAAAAGGGTGAAAAAGCAACTCCTAGAAACCCTGGTATTATTAGAAAATTAGTGGATCGTCATTTACGCAATGGCTCAAAACAAAAACAATTGCCGGGAGATCAATTATACGCGTTTTTTCAATCTCAATTTCTTGAAGTTTCAGCGAGATTGGGTTTGCTTGGGGATCCCCATTCCCTTGGTGTTGTTGGAGATGGGACACCCGTGGAAACAGCGAGATACCCAAGGAGCAAACCTATTTGTGATTGTAGTGCCCAAGGACTAACGAATTGTACTCATCCTCGTCGATATTCTCAACCTGACATCGACTCAGGTTGGGATAGTTCAAGGGAGAGGTACTTCAACGGATATCATCTCTACATGATATCCACTAGCGATAGCCAATACGACTTGCCGCTATATCCACGGCTGCATCCTGCTTCCCGGCATGATTCAGTCAGCCTAGTGGTTGGTTCAATTGAATTTTCGCAACGGTACACCTTGGGCACAATTGATAAAATCCTTCTCGATGCCGCACATGATGCAGAACCGATTTACGAATTACTGGACCATCATAATGTGGAACCATTTATTGATCTTAATGTTCGAACAAAGAAAAACTTCAGTACGCAAAGTGATATTCAGATTTCTCCCCTAGGCGTTCCTATTTGTCCAATTGGAATGGAAATGAAACCCAATGGGTTTGACAAATCTCAAAACCGCCAAAAGTGGCGTTGTCCACTAGCTTGCGGAACAAAAAATACATGTTCCACTCCGTGTTCTAAAGCGAAGTATGGCCGGACATTTCATACGTTTAAGCAAGATAATCTTCGTCTGTTCACTAAAACACCGAGGTCTTCTGAAAAGTGGAAACTGATTTATAAACGAAGAACTTCAGTTGAACGTTCGAACAAAAGAGAAAAAGTCGACTATCACTTAGAATCTGGGCGTCATCGCTCTACAAAAATGTGGTATGTCCGCTTATATTCAATCATGATGTGTCAACACATAGATGCTTGGTACAGTAGTCAGAAAGAGACTTTGAACATCCAAGAAATCATCTTTTCTAAGAGCGCCTAG
- a CDS encoding 2-hydroxyglutaryl-CoA dehydratase: MDKVAEKFEKELLRYREEQEEKLGLNETKKQWFDPVPRQFFAKDKASTTILFGGLTMAHDYLVAGGLKGIGYNVAHLDCPDTDALRLGKEFGNRGQCNPTYFTVGNLIKHLTYLRDVEGKTKEEIVKSYLFVTSGSCGPCRFGTYVTEYRKALRDAGFDGFRVLLFQQQSGLKQATGEESALKLDSAFFITFLKGVLIGDVLNAIGYRIRPYEVIEGSTNEALERCKKMLFDAFSERKSIIKTLYRCRRELATVKVNRTLVKPKVSIIGEFWAMTTEGDGNYQLQKFLESEGAEVEVQSLTAWILFLIWEGRYDTKKRMALRNDDEGRFGLKGKNPVKRLAMLKLADFTVRTWFQAYAKIMGLHDYHLPDMDQVAEVANEHYNNQLRGGEGHMEVGKLILNVVKKKVNMTISVKPFGCMPSSGVSDGVQSLITERYPEAIFLPIETTGDGAVNVYSRIQMMLFKAKQAAQKEFKDALSKKGLSEEMLRSLETSKTTHPLATCNHVVGCTAANMVYGVNKLFKRFSFKKSKLEGAN, translated from the coding sequence ATGGATAAAGTTGCTGAAAAATTTGAAAAAGAGTTACTTCGTTACCGAGAAGAGCAAGAAGAAAAATTAGGTCTTAATGAAACGAAGAAACAATGGTTTGACCCTGTGCCGAGACAATTTTTTGCTAAAGACAAAGCATCAACAACGATTTTATTTGGCGGTTTAACAATGGCACACGACTACTTAGTTGCTGGTGGATTAAAAGGAATAGGTTATAATGTAGCCCATTTAGACTGTCCTGATACAGATGCGTTACGCTTAGGTAAAGAGTTCGGAAATCGTGGGCAATGTAATCCAACCTATTTTACAGTTGGGAATTTAATTAAACATCTAACGTATTTACGAGATGTTGAAGGAAAGACGAAAGAAGAAATCGTTAAATCATACTTATTTGTCACGAGCGGTTCTTGTGGTCCTTGTCGGTTTGGAACGTATGTAACGGAGTATCGAAAAGCACTTCGGGATGCTGGGTTTGACGGCTTTCGAGTCCTACTTTTTCAGCAACAAAGCGGTTTGAAGCAAGCGACAGGAGAAGAGTCGGCGTTAAAACTTGATAGTGCTTTCTTTATTACATTTCTTAAGGGCGTCTTAATTGGAGATGTATTAAATGCCATAGGTTACCGAATTCGCCCTTACGAAGTGATCGAAGGATCTACAAATGAAGCGTTAGAGCGTTGTAAAAAAATGCTCTTTGATGCCTTTAGTGAAAGAAAATCAATCATAAAAACCTTATATCGTTGCCGCAGAGAATTGGCAACCGTTAAGGTAAATCGAACGCTTGTGAAGCCGAAAGTAAGCATTATTGGCGAGTTCTGGGCAATGACGACAGAAGGCGACGGCAATTATCAGTTGCAGAAATTTTTAGAAAGTGAAGGAGCCGAAGTTGAAGTTCAATCACTTACTGCTTGGATATTGTTTTTGATTTGGGAAGGTCGTTACGATACGAAAAAGCGGATGGCACTACGGAACGATGATGAGGGCCGTTTTGGACTGAAAGGGAAAAACCCGGTGAAGCGTCTAGCGATGTTAAAATTAGCTGATTTCACCGTAAGAACGTGGTTTCAAGCTTATGCAAAAATTATGGGACTACATGATTACCATTTACCCGATATGGATCAAGTCGCTGAGGTAGCAAATGAGCATTACAACAATCAGCTTCGAGGTGGCGAAGGGCATATGGAAGTGGGGAAATTAATACTAAATGTTGTGAAAAAGAAGGTGAACATGACGATCTCAGTAAAGCCTTTTGGCTGCATGCCATCATCTGGAGTGTCTGATGGCGTTCAATCGCTAATTACTGAACGTTATCCCGAAGCCATTTTTCTGCCTATTGAAACAACTGGGGATGGGGCGGTAAATGTGTATAGCAGAATTCAAATGATGCTATTTAAAGCAAAGCAAGCAGCACAAAAAGAGTTCAAGGATGCCCTAAGTAAAAAAGGGTTAAGTGAAGAGATGTTACGGTCTTTAGAAACAAGTAAAACAACTCATCCATTAGCAACTTGTAACCATGTAGTTGGGTGCACTGCAGCTAATATGGTTTATGGGGTCAATAAGTTATTTAAGCGGTTTTCGTTTAAAAAGTCGAAGTTAGAAGGTGCAAATTAA
- a CDS encoding IS110 family transposase, protein MMTYTLLNHIQGKNGSEWAKFIKENKPENLLIVAIDAAKYTHKGLICNFFGDVLVKPFDFDASSTGYDLLMKKIKDEVKKLNLTKVVVGIETTGHYYEDIVRCCHKNEFKVRVINAATTAQERQALLNWSKTDNLDLMAIVQSILHGRGTSNELPSGNVETLQKLTRSRRTLVDERTKIQNGIRVHVDHVFREFQGKSVWIDGKREHVKPFSELFGKAACYLLRHYPHPSDILALGAKGLRELSKRENLKIRDHSIDILLDYASTSISRPKEELKADLFLLSIKLDQLLQINEQIKAIQHLIEEIFVETEGAVLLSVQGIGVITGAELYAEMGNISDFDHAGQLIKMAGTNPIVKQSGGRKATYYGISKQGRRTFRNIVYQVGKSMTVNNYEMKQKYEELKARGKHFGQSCIALGNRMLRLAFSMIRNQTLYRTKQTNYVLYSEIKKKLRKKNVEKFFHNYFSDENVAKQSA, encoded by the coding sequence ATGATGACTTATACTTTATTGAACCATATTCAAGGGAAAAACGGAAGTGAGTGGGCAAAATTTATTAAAGAAAATAAACCTGAAAATCTTTTAATTGTAGCGATTGATGCTGCCAAATACACGCATAAAGGCTTGATTTGTAATTTCTTTGGAGATGTATTAGTGAAACCATTTGATTTCGATGCCTCTTCAACAGGTTACGATCTGTTAATGAAAAAAATTAAGGATGAAGTTAAGAAGTTAAATCTGACAAAAGTTGTAGTGGGGATAGAAACGACCGGTCATTATTATGAAGATATCGTTCGTTGTTGCCATAAGAATGAGTTCAAAGTGCGTGTGATCAATGCAGCGACTACTGCACAAGAACGCCAAGCATTATTGAATTGGTCTAAAACTGATAATTTAGATTTAATGGCGATCGTCCAATCGATCCTTCACGGTCGAGGAACGTCCAATGAGCTACCTTCGGGTAACGTGGAAACTTTACAAAAACTGACGAGATCTCGCCGAACTTTAGTCGATGAACGGACCAAAATTCAAAATGGAATCCGTGTTCATGTAGACCATGTGTTTCGAGAGTTCCAAGGGAAAAGTGTTTGGATCGATGGCAAACGTGAACACGTCAAACCTTTCTCAGAACTTTTTGGTAAAGCTGCCTGTTATTTATTAAGGCATTATCCTCACCCAAGCGATATTTTAGCTTTAGGGGCCAAGGGTCTTCGAGAGCTTTCTAAAAGGGAGAATTTAAAGATTCGTGACCATTCCATTGATATATTGCTAGATTATGCAAGTACATCGATATCACGACCAAAAGAAGAACTTAAAGCTGATCTCTTTCTTCTTTCAATCAAGTTAGATCAACTTTTACAAATCAATGAGCAGATCAAAGCGATACAACACCTTATTGAAGAGATCTTTGTAGAAACAGAAGGGGCAGTTCTTTTATCTGTACAAGGGATTGGTGTTATCACAGGGGCAGAACTGTACGCTGAAATGGGGAATATCTCAGATTTTGACCACGCTGGACAACTAATAAAGATGGCAGGGACCAACCCAATTGTCAAACAATCTGGCGGTAGGAAAGCCACCTACTACGGGATTTCTAAGCAAGGAAGGAGGACATTTCGGAATATCGTTTACCAAGTTGGGAAGTCAATGACCGTCAATAACTATGAGATGAAGCAGAAATATGAAGAATTGAAGGCGCGTGGCAAACATTTTGGTCAGTCATGTATTGCCTTAGGAAATCGTATGCTTCGACTAGCATTTTCCATGATCCGAAATCAAACCCTGTATCGGACTAAACAAACAAACTATGTCCTTTATTCAGAAATCAAAAAGAAATTGAGAAAGAAAAATGTAGAGAAGTTTTTCCACAATTATTTTAGTGATGAAAATGTAGCCAAACAATCGGCCTAA